In a genomic window of Lacrimispora sp. BS-2:
- a CDS encoding LytTR family DNA-binding domain-containing protein has product MIEIAICDDELYLLKELEECLLELGKDAGIQVEVESYEDGGDLVNAVTGGKRYDIIYLDVRMKYMDGLEAAYKIREIDRLVQMVYVTSHDGYMKETFRVAPIGFLTKPIKKKEFEETFYHVLRIVQEQDSYYRFRYMKSDYKVAIRDILYFESKLRVAEIVMQNFRLKEYKALNKIEKSLDQGKGRFLRIHKSYLVNYQHVIRMGYEEVEMPNGIILPLSRAYKKTVDDKLRQFKKR; this is encoded by the coding sequence GTGATTGAGATAGCTATTTGTGATGATGAGCTTTACTTGCTGAAAGAGTTGGAAGAATGCTTACTTGAACTTGGGAAGGATGCCGGAATTCAAGTAGAAGTGGAATCTTATGAAGATGGAGGTGATTTGGTTAATGCGGTAACCGGAGGAAAGCGGTATGATATAATCTATCTGGATGTACGGATGAAATATATGGATGGTCTGGAAGCGGCGTATAAAATACGTGAAATTGACCGTTTGGTACAGATGGTGTATGTGACCTCCCATGATGGCTATATGAAAGAAACCTTCCGGGTAGCTCCAATTGGATTTCTTACAAAGCCTATAAAAAAGAAAGAATTTGAAGAAACTTTTTATCATGTTTTAAGAATTGTACAAGAGCAGGATTCGTATTACCGTTTCCGATATATGAAGTCGGATTATAAAGTAGCAATACGTGATATTCTGTATTTTGAAAGCAAGCTTCGAGTAGCGGAAATTGTTATGCAGAATTTCCGCTTAAAAGAATATAAAGCCTTGAATAAGATAGAAAAAAGTCTGGATCAAGGCAAGGGGAGATTTTTACGGATACATAAGTCTTATCTGGTAAATTACCAGCATGTTATCCGGATGGGGTATGAAGAGGTTGAAATGCCGAATGGAATCATTTTACCGTTAAGCAGGGCGTATAAAAAGACGGTGGATGATAAATTGAGGCAGTTCAAAAAGAGGTGA
- a CDS encoding HD domain-containing protein produces MAEENNNKDELFRQMDYHLLHDQHPSEYLEQISREPWFLDYPFSMLGRMKETPQSKRYHPEGSVWNHTMMVVDQAAEQKEKSKDARTLMWAALLHDIGKPAVTKIRKEKITAYDHDAEGEHLTEDFLSCFSDDAKWIGTVAKLVRYHMHILYVTGGLPFGDIAGMKRETDIGEVALLGLCDRIGRGGSVPEDERKAVRQFLKKMQNM; encoded by the coding sequence ATGGCAGAGGAAAATAATAATAAGGATGAACTATTCCGGCAGATGGATTATCATTTGCTTCATGACCAACATCCATCGGAATATTTAGAACAGATCAGCAGGGAACCGTGGTTTTTGGATTACCCGTTTTCCATGTTAGGCAGGATGAAGGAAACCCCGCAGTCAAAACGATATCATCCGGAAGGAAGCGTATGGAATCATACGATGATGGTAGTAGATCAGGCGGCGGAACAGAAGGAAAAAAGTAAGGATGCCCGGACCTTGATGTGGGCGGCTTTGCTTCATGATATCGGCAAACCGGCGGTGACAAAAATCCGAAAAGAGAAAATTACCGCATATGATCATGATGCTGAAGGAGAACATCTCACGGAGGATTTTTTGTCCTGTTTTTCCGACGACGCGAAGTGGATCGGGACAGTGGCAAAATTGGTCCGGTATCATATGCATATTCTGTATGTGACAGGCGGGCTTCCTTTCGGCGATATCGCTGGTATGAAGCGGGAGACAGATATCGGTGAAGTTGCACTGCTGGGGCTTTGTGACAGGATCGGAAGGGGCGGAAGCGTTCCGGAAGATGAAAGAAAGGCGGTCAGACAATTTCTGAAAAAAATGCAGAATATGTGA